The Mangifera indica cultivar Alphonso unplaced genomic scaffold, CATAS_Mindica_2.1 Un_0012, whole genome shotgun sequence genome includes the window ACCCAAGTTATCTAATATCAGAGTTTCGACCCTTCATTCTGCAGTTGGGGCAATCATACCACATCCATACAGACTGGAAAAACGCAAGCCTCGGTTAGTGATCAGCAGGATCATGAATAGTTAGTATCAAAGTTGAGCAATTTCAGTTAATGAATCGCAATAACAAAGACGAGGAATAAATGGTACACAGTCAGGTTAATCAACCCAGTTAGATTAGTTACCTCAGCAAATGCAGAGGCCTGCAACTATTTGGTGAAGCTCTAATGGAGACTCTCACCACTGCATAACAACCAACAGCAATGTTGGAATTCAAAACCAATATgctaaaaattaacaacagGAAAAACTATGAACTGAGATAACAAGATAATACTTCGTTATTCAATAACGCAATTTATTTCCAATGCACTGAATACTACAAAAATCTTAGTCACATATTTTAGCCTCAGGAGAAATTATTCAAGACTCACAAGGGTATTTGGTTAATCTCAAACCTGAGACATTTTCCCCTTCCTCCTCCTCTCTACTCCTTTAAAGGCGACCCATCGTTTGATAGGTCCATCTTCAGCCAATAACTAGCTGAAAATTTCATTCCCAGAAAGAAACTGTCCTTGAATGATTTGTGGTTTcagattttcattttgttttcatttgacGATACAATTAGTTGCTAAATCTCTGCCTCAGTTGCACAATTTAACTGTGCAGGCCACAGCTTGTGCCCAATATTTCAGCCTTGCCTTAACATCTTCAGGGTGGTCACCTAGACAAGTAAATAGATcacaaaagattaaaaacaaCGAATAATTTCCAAgtaaatcataattacaaaaaagattgaccaatcaaatgaagtTCAAGCCAAGATCAAACCAATCTAGTAAACAAAACATAATGTTTTGAAATCAGTTTTTGATCCATCAGATCAATTATTTACAACATTTTACAAAAGCCCAGTTCATCATTTCCATCAAGCAACTCCAAAACtagacaaaaaacaaaaatttactcAGATCCACAAACACTCACCAGGACTAGAGATCTTCCAATTAGCAATCGGGGTTGCAACAGACTCAGCCATTGAAGTCCTCTCTGGCAACTTCTGGTGTTCATCTAAGAACCTCTGACTCATTGAGTAACACAACTCAAGAGCAGGCAGGGTATTGCAAAGTTCAGGAATTTCCTCATAACCGAATCCAAAACCAAGATCACAGCACCCCTTTAACTCATCAAGATCTTCATCAGTCAAACTCTTGGTTCTCTTCAAGTCATCTTCAGAATCTGTTTCCACATAGCCCTCAAGCAAGActtggttcttcttcttcttcttcctgctCGGCGGCAAGCTTTTGCTGCTACTCAATTTAGAGGGGTGTGCAGATTCTTGATCGAAGCCATTGAGAGGGGGTGTGAAGGTTAAGGATTTGGATTCATGGTGGCTTTGGAAAGAGCTGTTAGCTGAAATCGAAGAATCGGCATCGGAAGAGAAGTCTTCCATTTTCTCGTTAAACTTCTGTCTTTCTCTCTGTTTCTGAAATGTGCTTGTAGGCGAGAACCATACAGTGCTTATAAGCTGTATCCAGACCAGAGCAGAGATAAgcactttttttatttattataattatttggttctttcattatttttaattatttaattttctactcttcatttaaaaagcaaaaatactataattttaaaaaatcccaTAAAAAATAGGAAACCCTACACAAAATATAAGTATTCTCTCAGAAGCCCTCTAATTGATGGTgtttaattttcatgaaaattttaattgagttGTAGTATATATCAATGGGTTGTGTCTTTTTGTGTTACGGGTCAAAAGACACTCTATCTAAAAAtgactcaaattaaaatcatatttgaaatcCAATCCATTTTGTAAACAAGTTAATATGATATGACCTATCAACCAATTCTAGAAACGGGTTATATTGTCTCATAACAgaatttattttactattttgacataaaacaacacattttatatatttttcgcTTATATGTGACCTGAATTGATTTAACATGACTTGTTTTGACGTAAAACGATATTTCTCAAATATGACATAACACTTATATactattcatataacatgttcGAGTTATGTTAGGTCAACCTCAAcataatttgtttcaaaaaacAGATTTGACTTGAGCATGACTCATCTACCATTCATGTCAAAAATATTCAACTTGGATCtccatttttatatttcatgtcTGGTTAACTATTCATATTACACCTTGCCAATTCTAGTTTTCGTTATCATTTTATAGggttttttgataatattaaaaattgtacCTCTTAACAAAATGGAAGAACTTTTTATTGTAATTCAATTTCACATAAGaaactataataatttatatttgggCTCATCTTTGAGAAATATTATgctaaaatgattttattaaggGTGC containing:
- the LOC123205684 gene encoding uncharacterized protein LOC123205684, with amino-acid sequence MEDFSSDADSSISANSSFQSHHESKSLTFTPPLNGFDQESAHPSKLSSSKSLPPSRKKKKKNQVLLEGYVETDSEDDLKRTKSLTDEDLDELKGCCDLGFGFGYEEIPELCNTLPALELCYSMSQRFLDEHQKLPERTSMAESVATPIANWKISSPGDHPEDVKARLKYWAQAVACTVKLCN